Proteins encoded together in one Telopea speciosissima isolate NSW1024214 ecotype Mountain lineage chromosome 4, Tspe_v1, whole genome shotgun sequence window:
- the LOC122659583 gene encoding uncharacterized protein LOC122659583, with protein MGRGGKLVLRRSRKRRVLSKEKGSDDSDEDYVLGEDEENEISDNSGCASFSAGEELEETFDFEEMSGCSQEEKEERELNGLRPRRVLRGQRKQSVKRSRKRTRVSDDEEIDYEYDDEEFIPDGMDRVNGRQRGLVRSNPIKGSYNNIKRSRKRTRGSVDFDDGSGDYDDNDDDDEEFTPDGIDFVDDDEDFLVRGRSNTRKSIVPKRVSLKGQKRKRKSMAAKKPLRKKRRRTTKRAVSRRLVSSDDDFLAENRMVKEKIKKKPGRKKKRSITFSDSDTECTGSSDFEYTISEEEREVLIEASVFCGNLTTCLRSSSLSKRLHVDGTSNHHQKTRLGQKGKEKVEDFKIDAGKQVCGICLSEEGKGTVRGTLNCCNHYFCFVCILEWSRVESRCPLCKQRFATISKPARSNLGIDLRSVVLRVPKRDQVYRPSEEEVRGYFDPYENVVCLECQQGGDDNLMLLCDICDSPAHSYCVGLGREVPEGNWYCEGCRPADPGSSNSLVQDPVFNQTTVSSNITAGLSTGEMNVESSDCTVSVQGLSVSPGAGFVPSPRHASGGDYQASSTVTGAGASTLSGRRRIRLRIHSLLSSNRMNEGTEMASRTDGASQFNFGSEFELGKDSAPRPTQEVDAFGASFGHLGRNINEGPSTATLSVSSCGALCAEHTEVNAVSGLGQLHQCSSTPINGTDANISINRDSDEATFHQAKAADEQKGAKQRLQPIVRHHLKRLSQHTQIAHGTFKDIARRSTHTVLAACGLDHNRNMAIPVQPPSRCPHIERLSEPINQMENCCSSCFNSFICDVKTDSIFYKRKRNSEKLYYGTKVSLLVCFLNVLFHGYS; from the exons ATGGGTAGGGGAGGGAAGTTGGTTCTTCGGCGCAGTAGAAAGAGAAGGGTTCTTTCTAAAGAAAAGGGTTCGGATGATTCAGACGAGGATTACGTTTtgggagaagatgaagaaaacgAGATATCTGATAACTCCGGGTGTGCTTCCTTCTCTGCTGGAGAGGAGTTGGAGGAAACTTTTGATTTCGAGGAGATGAGTGGCTGCAGTCAAGaggaaaaggaggagagagagctTAATGGGTTGAGACCCCGCAGGGTTCTTCGAGGTCAGAGGAAACAGAGCGTTAAACGTTCACGCAAACGAACAAGAGTTTCAGACGATGAAGAAATTGACTACGAGTATGATGACGAGGAATTCATACCTGATGGGATGGATCGTGTAAATGGAAGGCAAAGAGGGCTTGTTAGATCAAATCCAATCAAGGGTTCTTACAATAATATCAAACGTTCTAGGAAGAGAACCAGAGGTTCAGTCGACTTTGATGATGGAAGTGGCGattatgatgataatgatgacgATGACGAGGAATTCACTCCAGATGGCATTGATTTTGTAGACGATGATGAAGATTTTCTGGTCAGGGGAAGAAGTAACACAAGGAAAAGTATTGTGCCGAAAAGGGTATCTCTAAAAGgccagaaaaggaaaaggaaatctATGGCTGCAAAGAAGCCattgagaaagaagaggagaaggacgACGAAAAGGGCGGTTTCGAGGCGGTTAGTAAGCTCTGATGATGACTTCTTAGCCGAGAATAGGATGGTAAAGGAAAAGATTAAGAAGAAACcagggagaaaaaagaagagatccaTTACGTTTTCTGATTCGGATACTGAATGCACTGGATCTTCGGACTTTGAGTACACCATCTCTGAGGAAGAGAGGGAGGTGCTCATAGAAGCCAGTGTATTTTGTGGGAACTTGACAACTTGCTTGAGGAGTTCGTCTTTGTCGAAGCGACTCCATGTTGATGGAACTTCAAACCATCATCAAAAGACAAGGCTGGGacaaaaggggaaagagaaggtTGAAGATTTTAAAATTGATGCAGGGAAACAAGTTTGTGGGATCTGTTTGTCCGAAGAAGGAAAGGGGACAGTCCGGGGAACATTAAACTGTTGTAATCACTACTTCTGTTTCGTTTGCATATTAGAGTGGTCGAGAGTAGAATCTCGTTGCCCACTGTGCAAACAGAGGTTTGCCACAATTAGTAAACCTGCAAGGTCCAACTTAGGAATTGATCTAAGGAGCGTGGTCTTACGGGTCCCAAAACGTGATCAG GTCTATCGGCCATCCGAAGAGGAAGTAAGGGGATATTTTGATCCATATGAAAATGTAGTTTGCTTGGAATGTCAGCAAGGTGGAGACGATAATCTTATGTTACTTTGTGATATCTGCGATTCCCCTGCACATAGCTATTGTGTCGGTCTAGGACGGGAAGTGCCTGAAGGTAATTGGTACTGTGAAGGTTGCAGGCCCGCTGATCCTGGATCTTCAAATTCACTTGTTCAAGATCCTGTATTTAATCAGACGACTGTAAGTAGCAACATAACTGCTGGACTCTCTACCGGGGAAATGAATGTGGAAAGTTCTGACTGCACAGTGTCTGTACAAGGTCTCTCTGTTTCTCCAGGAGCTGGGTTTGTCCCATCTCCCAGGCATGCTTCAGGAGGAGATTATCAGGCTTCATCTACTGTGACTGGAGCTGGGGCATCAACTCTGTCAGGAAGACGTAGAATACGGCTTCGGATACATAGCCTTCTTTCCAGCAATAGGATGAATGAAGGAACTGAAATGGCCAGCAGAACTGATGGGGCTTCACAGTTTAATTTTGGAAGTGAATTTGAGCTGGGAAAGGACAGTGCTCCTCGTCCCACGCAAGAGGTGGATGCCTTTGGTGCAAGTTTTGGGCATTTAGGTAGAAATATCAATGAAGGCCCCAGTACTGCCACATTAAGTGTTTCTTCTTGTGGAGCATTATGTGCTGAGCATACTGAAGTTAATGCAGTATCAGGTCTTGGGCAACTCCACCAGTGCAGCAGCACGCCAATCAATGGAACTGATGCTAATATTTCTATTAACAGAGATAGCGATGAAGCTACTTTTCACCAGGCAAAAGCTGCGGACGAACAGAAAGGGGCGAAACAACGGTTACAACCTATCGTGAGACACCATTTGAAAAGGTTGTCCCAACATACACAAATAG cTCACGGGACTTTCAAGGACATTGCCAGGCGTTCCACTCACACTGTTTTAGCTGCTTGTGGGCTTGACCACAATAGGAACATGGCTATCCCTGTTCAGCCACCATCAAGATGTCCCCATATTGAGAGACTAAGTGAACCAATCAATCAGATGGAGAATTGTTGCTCGTCTTGCTTCAATTCCTTTATATGTGACGTG